One segment of Terriglobales bacterium DNA contains the following:
- a CDS encoding GerMN domain-containing protein codes for MPRHVMITVGVLLVAVFLTGFYVLQLKKTAEQQAQRTDSRPVAPPAAGPEEVVTLTIAYDDDAVFRSVKVSMPVPPEKTERAREVLRALIAEYTQKPSPHPLAEGADVREVFLVNDLAIVDLNPALADAHRSGAFVETLTLTSMAATLAQNVPGVQRVRFLVDGKERETLAGHADLMATYDVKQIQELVRGLQ; via the coding sequence GGCGGTGTTCCTCACCGGCTTCTACGTGCTGCAGCTCAAGAAGACCGCGGAGCAGCAGGCGCAGCGCACCGACTCGCGGCCGGTGGCGCCGCCCGCCGCCGGTCCGGAAGAGGTGGTCACGCTCACCATCGCCTACGACGACGACGCGGTCTTTCGCAGCGTGAAGGTGTCGATGCCGGTGCCGCCGGAGAAGACCGAGCGGGCGCGCGAGGTGCTGCGCGCGCTCATCGCGGAATACACGCAGAAGCCCTCGCCGCATCCGCTGGCGGAGGGCGCGGACGTGCGCGAGGTCTTCCTGGTCAACGATCTCGCCATCGTGGACCTGAACCCGGCGCTGGCGGATGCGCACCGCTCCGGCGCGTTCGTCGAGACGCTCACGCTCACCTCGATGGCGGCCACGCTGGCGCAGAACGTGCCGGGCGTGCAGCGCGTCCGCTTCCTGGTCGACGGCAAGGAGCGCGAGACGCTCGCCGGTCACGCCGACCTCATGGCCACCTACGACGTCAAGCAGATCCAGGAACTGGTGCGGGGGCTGCAATGA
- a CDS encoding amidohydrolase family protein, whose protein sequence is MSRKLVFLVSLCLLAFAAFAQTKPAEKPAAKTGAAERAPEKPAPRLVLVKAARLLDVAAGQYRTGQAVLIEGDRIKAVGPAAELAGQAQNAEVIDLGNATLLPGLIDCHTHLSGRADRYDELYDFKDTPFNSAFAAVVHAKKTLEAGFTTVRDVGSAPFLAVDLRNSIAEGFIPGPRVIASGPMISITGGHGDLNNYSPQTRVMMFPEERDYSLADGVDQVIHVVRAQEKYGVDVIKIGASGGVLSRGDQPGAPQYSVAELKAAADTAHVGGRKIAAHAHGAQSIKDAITAGIDSIEHASLVDDEGIRMAREHGTYFVMDIYNDDYLLNEAPKHGLTQEKVEKERALGQLQRDNFKKAWQAGVKMAFGTDSGVYPHGDNAKQFHYMVQYGMTPAEAIRAATLSAADLITNVKKTPEVGSIEAGKYADMIAVTGDPLAKVETLEHVPWVMKGGKVYKNELRAAGR, encoded by the coding sequence ATGTCCCGCAAGCTCGTGTTCCTGGTTTCGCTCTGTTTGCTCGCCTTCGCCGCCTTCGCGCAGACCAAGCCGGCCGAAAAGCCCGCGGCCAAGACCGGCGCCGCCGAGCGCGCGCCCGAAAAGCCCGCGCCCAGGCTCGTGCTGGTGAAAGCGGCGCGCCTGCTCGACGTCGCCGCCGGGCAGTACCGCACCGGGCAGGCCGTGCTCATCGAAGGCGACCGCATCAAGGCCGTCGGCCCCGCGGCGGAGCTCGCCGGCCAGGCGCAGAACGCGGAAGTCATCGACCTGGGCAACGCCACGCTGCTCCCAGGCCTGATCGATTGCCACACGCACTTGAGCGGGCGCGCCGACCGCTACGACGAGCTGTACGACTTCAAGGACACGCCTTTCAACTCCGCCTTCGCCGCGGTGGTGCACGCGAAGAAGACGCTCGAGGCGGGCTTCACCACGGTGCGCGACGTCGGCTCGGCGCCCTTCCTCGCGGTCGACCTGCGGAACTCGATCGCCGAGGGCTTCATCCCCGGGCCGCGCGTCATTGCGAGCGGCCCGATGATCTCCATCACCGGCGGGCACGGCGACCTGAACAACTACTCGCCGCAGACCCGCGTCATGATGTTCCCGGAGGAGCGCGACTACTCCCTCGCCGACGGCGTGGACCAGGTCATCCACGTGGTGCGCGCGCAGGAAAAGTACGGCGTCGACGTGATCAAGATCGGCGCCTCGGGAGGCGTGCTTTCGCGCGGCGACCAGCCCGGCGCTCCGCAGTATTCGGTCGCGGAACTGAAGGCGGCCGCCGACACGGCGCACGTCGGCGGGCGCAAGATCGCGGCGCACGCGCACGGCGCGCAGTCCATCAAGGACGCCATCACCGCCGGCATCGATTCCATCGAGCACGCCTCGCTGGTCGACGACGAAGGCATCCGCATGGCGCGCGAGCACGGCACCTACTTCGTCATGGACATCTACAACGACGACTACCTGCTCAACGAGGCGCCGAAGCACGGACTGACGCAGGAAAAGGTCGAGAAGGAGCGCGCGCTCGGCCAGCTCCAGCGCGACAATTTCAAGAAGGCGTGGCAGGCCGGCGTGAAGATGGCGTTCGGCACCGACTCGGGCGTCTATCCGCACGGCGACAACGCCAAGCAGTTCCACTACATGGTGCAGTACGGCATGACGCCGGCCGAGGCCATCCGCGCGGCGACGCTCAGCGCCGCCGACCTGATCACCAACGTCAAAAAGACGCCGGAGGTCGGCTCCATCGAAGCCGGGAAGTACGCCGACATGATCGCGGTCACGGGCGACCCGCTCGCCAAGGTCGAGACGCTCGAGCACGTGCCGTGGGTGATGAAGGGCGGGAAGGTGTACAAGAACGAGCTGAGAGCCGCCGGTCGGTAA
- a CDS encoding tagatose 1,6-diphosphate aldolase, with protein sequence MKLTPGKLAGMKAVSDPRGVIAAAAMDQRGSLQKSLAKEKGGDVGDREMEEFKSLVTEVLTKHASAILLDPEWGLPASKKRAKNAGLLLAYEKTGYDKTGPGRLPDLLDVWSVKRLKEAGADCVKILLYYSPFDPQKINDIKHAWVERIGDECRANDIPFFLEFVTYEEGADEKGLEFAKKKPQAVIGSMKEFSKDRYGVDVLKVEIPINMKFVEGVKAYGGQKAYAKQDAMKLFKEAAAVTTKPFIYLSAGVSNAEFTESLELAAESGVKFNGVLCGRATWKDGIPVYAKQGADAFRKWLESEGVKNISNVNDRLKAATPWYSIYEVEEPVGAGR encoded by the coding sequence ATGAAACTCACACCAGGAAAACTCGCCGGCATGAAAGCCGTGAGCGACCCGCGCGGCGTGATCGCCGCCGCCGCCATGGACCAGCGCGGCTCGCTGCAGAAATCGCTCGCCAAGGAGAAAGGCGGCGACGTCGGCGACCGCGAGATGGAAGAGTTCAAGTCTCTGGTCACGGAAGTCCTGACCAAGCACGCGTCGGCCATCCTGCTCGATCCGGAGTGGGGCCTGCCCGCTTCCAAGAAGCGCGCCAAGAACGCCGGCCTGCTGCTCGCCTACGAGAAGACCGGCTACGACAAGACCGGCCCGGGGCGCCTGCCCGACCTGCTCGACGTCTGGTCGGTGAAGCGCCTGAAGGAAGCCGGCGCCGACTGCGTGAAGATCCTGCTCTATTACTCGCCGTTCGACCCGCAGAAGATCAACGACATCAAGCACGCCTGGGTGGAGCGCATCGGCGATGAGTGCCGCGCCAACGACATCCCGTTCTTCCTCGAGTTCGTCACCTACGAGGAAGGCGCGGACGAGAAGGGCCTGGAGTTCGCCAAGAAAAAGCCGCAGGCCGTCATCGGCTCGATGAAGGAGTTCTCCAAGGACCGCTACGGCGTCGACGTCCTGAAGGTCGAGATCCCCATCAACATGAAGTTCGTCGAGGGCGTGAAAGCCTACGGCGGCCAGAAGGCGTACGCGAAGCAGGACGCGATGAAGCTTTTCAAGGAAGCCGCCGCGGTCACGACCAAGCCGTTCATCTACCTCTCGGCCGGCGTCTCGAACGCGGAGTTCACCGAGTCGCTCGAGCTGGCGGCGGAGTCCGGCGTGAAGTTCAACGGCGTGCTCTGCGGCCGCGCGACCTGGAAGGACGGCATCCCGGTCTACGCGAAGCAGGGCGCCGACGCCTTCCGCAAGTGGCTGGAGAGCGAAGGCGTGAAGAACATCAGCAACGTCAACGACCGGCTGAAGGCCGCCACGCCGTGGTACAGCATCTACGAAGTCGAGGAGCCGGTGGGCGCGGGACGGTAG
- the rph gene encoding ribonuclease PH, translated as MYYRSDNRAPDQMRPVKITPDFISTAEGSALIEVGNTRVICTASVEESVPHFMRNSGRGWVTSEYAMIPRATLTRTPREVAKGRPSGRTHEIQRLIGRALRTVVDLNRLGERTIWIDCDVIQADGGTRTASITGAFVALGLALQKLVEAGTLTAAPIRDFVAATSVGIVEGEVLLDLAYEEDSRAEVDLNLVMTGGKRMIEIQATAEQHPFDDAQLKKMMDYARAGIETLVTKQQAVLSGLLLRQ; from the coding sequence ATGTATTACCGCTCCGACAATCGCGCCCCCGACCAGATGCGCCCGGTGAAGATCACGCCGGACTTCATCTCCACCGCCGAAGGCTCGGCGCTCATCGAGGTGGGCAACACGCGCGTGATCTGCACCGCGTCGGTGGAGGAGAGCGTGCCCCACTTCATGCGGAACTCGGGGCGCGGCTGGGTGACGAGCGAGTACGCCATGATCCCGCGCGCTACGCTCACGCGCACGCCGCGCGAAGTCGCGAAAGGGCGACCGAGCGGCCGGACGCACGAGATCCAGCGGCTCATCGGGCGCGCGCTGCGCACCGTGGTGGACCTGAACCGGCTGGGCGAGCGCACCATCTGGATCGACTGCGACGTCATCCAGGCCGACGGCGGCACGCGCACCGCGTCCATCACCGGGGCGTTCGTCGCGCTGGGGCTGGCGCTCCAGAAGCTGGTGGAGGCGGGTACGCTGACGGCGGCGCCCATCCGAGATTTCGTCGCCGCGACCAGCGTCGGCATCGTGGAAGGCGAGGTGCTGCTCGACCTCGCGTACGAAGAAGACTCGCGCGCCGAGGTCGACCTGAACCTGGTCATGACCGGCGGCAAGCGCATGATCGAGATCCAGGCCACGGCCGAGCAGCACCCGTTCGACGACGCGCAGCTCAAGAAGATGATGGACTACGCGCGCGCCGGCATCGAGACGCTGGTCACCAAGCAGCAGGCGGTCTTGAGCGGACTGCTCCTCCGCCAATAA
- a CDS encoding MBL fold metallo-hydrolase, whose amino-acid sequence MKRLLWLFLLCASLPAFGATMEVVLLGTGYPKPDPERAGPATAIIVNDKVFLVDAGRGVMMRYAALKLPYTSIKAVFLTHLHSDHISGLPDVFTTTWIFDRNTPLDLYGPEGAQGVADGVLQMFAVDIPIRRDLTEYNHLDGAKFNVHTISEGVVYQDEDVKVTAFLVDHPPVKPAFGYLFEGGGRKIVISGDTRPSDNLVKYAKGADVLVHEVYAPGRFEKNNPPKVAENLKRYHTSAEQVGEVAERAGVKLLVLSHIVSPEPEYAALIERDVKKHYKGKFVLGKDLMRF is encoded by the coding sequence ATGAAACGACTGCTCTGGCTGTTCCTGCTGTGCGCTTCCCTGCCGGCGTTCGGCGCGACGATGGAGGTCGTGCTGCTCGGCACCGGCTATCCCAAGCCCGATCCGGAGCGCGCCGGCCCGGCGACCGCGATCATCGTCAACGACAAGGTCTTCCTCGTCGACGCCGGCCGCGGCGTGATGATGCGCTATGCCGCGCTCAAACTGCCCTATACCAGCATCAAGGCCGTCTTCCTCACGCACCTGCACTCCGACCACATCTCCGGCCTGCCCGACGTCTTCACCACCACCTGGATCTTCGACCGCAACACGCCGCTCGACCTCTACGGGCCCGAGGGCGCGCAGGGCGTCGCCGATGGGGTGCTCCAGATGTTCGCCGTCGACATCCCCATCCGCCGCGACCTCACCGAGTACAACCATCTCGACGGCGCGAAGTTCAACGTGCACACCATCAGCGAAGGCGTCGTGTACCAGGATGAAGACGTGAAGGTCACGGCGTTCCTGGTGGACCATCCGCCCGTCAAGCCCGCCTTCGGATACCTGTTCGAAGGCGGCGGGCGGAAGATCGTGATCTCCGGCGACACGCGCCCGAGCGACAACCTGGTGAAGTACGCCAAGGGCGCCGACGTGCTGGTGCACGAGGTCTACGCGCCCGGCCGGTTCGAGAAGAACAATCCGCCCAAGGTCGCGGAGAACCTGAAGCGCTATCACACGTCAGCGGAGCAAGTGGGCGAGGTGGCGGAACGTGCCGGCGTGAAGCTGCTGGTGCTCTCGCACATCGTCTCGCCCGAGCCGGAGTACGCCGCGCTCATCGAGCGCGACGTCAAGAAGCACTACAAGGGAAAATTCGTGCTCGGCAAGGACCTGATGCGCTTCTAG
- the murI gene encoding glutamate racemase, protein MKLGVFDSGVGGLTVLRAMVNLVPQADYLYFGDTARLPYGSKSVETVRKYAVSAAHYLEQHGAEMLVIACNTATALALDAIQSAVKVPVVGVIEPGADAAVAATRKKNVLVVGTEATIGSHAYKHALEKRGMRVYEKACPLFVPLIEEGWAEHDITQRVAHVYLDEFFQDHEKGPDLLVLGCTHYPLIKRMLRAVAPWRVEIVDSAEATAAVVAKQLESSGSSRLAPRSSELKFFATDSVEKFRRLGERFMGRPIANVEHVEMEH, encoded by the coding sequence ATGAAGCTCGGCGTGTTCGACTCCGGCGTCGGAGGTCTCACGGTGCTGCGTGCGATGGTGAACCTCGTGCCGCAGGCAGACTACCTGTACTTCGGCGACACGGCGCGGCTGCCGTATGGCTCGAAGTCGGTCGAGACGGTGCGGAAGTATGCCGTCTCCGCCGCGCATTACCTGGAGCAGCACGGCGCCGAGATGCTGGTCATCGCGTGCAACACCGCCACCGCGCTCGCGCTCGACGCCATCCAGAGCGCGGTGAAAGTCCCCGTGGTCGGCGTGATCGAGCCGGGCGCGGACGCCGCCGTTGCGGCGACGAGGAAGAAGAACGTGCTGGTCGTGGGCACCGAGGCGACCATCGGCAGCCATGCGTACAAGCACGCGCTCGAGAAGCGCGGCATGCGCGTCTACGAGAAGGCGTGCCCGCTGTTCGTCCCGCTGATCGAGGAAGGCTGGGCGGAGCACGACATCACCCAGCGTGTGGCGCACGTCTACCTCGACGAGTTCTTCCAGGATCACGAGAAGGGGCCCGACCTGCTGGTGCTGGGATGCACGCACTACCCGCTCATCAAGCGGATGCTGCGCGCCGTCGCGCCCTGGCGGGTGGAGATCGTGGACTCCGCCGAGGCCACCGCGGCCGTGGTCGCGAAGCAGCTCGAATCGTCCGGCTCCTCGCGACTCGCACCTCGCAGCTCGGAACTCAAGTTCTTTGCGACCGATTCGGTCGAGAAGTTCCGCAGGCTGGGCGAGCGCTTCATGGGACGGCCCATCGCGAACGTCGAGCACGTCGAGATGGAGCACTAG
- the guaA gene encoding glutamine-hydrolyzing GMP synthase: MDAQSIVILDFGAQYSQLIARRVREQKVHSVVLPCDSKLEEIQAYRPIGIILSGGPSSVYDQDAPEMDERVLALGVPILGICYGLQVIAHKLGGKVVPAAKREYGHADVEILNGCALFAGLPRAMSVWMSHGDEARELPAGFSLVARTASAVAAIENPAKKIYAVQFHPEVHHTKLGTEVLRNFVFNICGARGDWTPEHFIQSTVEQVRKQVGEKGRAICALSGGVDSSVAAVLVHKAIGERLTCVFVNNGVLRKDEFRKVQQNLRDKLGLNLIAVDASARFLAKLAGVTEPEKKRKLIGNEFIAVFDDAVEHLLRGDLPRNATVSANEKGLEVRETGNGKRETGSIDWLVQGTLYPDVIESRSVRGPSQTIKTHHNVGGLPEKMKLRLIEPLKDLFKDEVRKIGKDLGMPDDILQRQPFPGPGLAVRVLGEVTAERVAMLQEADDIVVSEIKQAGFYTKVWQSFAVLLPVMTVGVMGDMRTYAYTCAIRCVHSEDGMTADVTELPWDLLKRISTRIVNEVKGINRVVYDTTSKPPGTIEWE, translated from the coding sequence ATGGACGCCCAATCCATCGTCATCCTCGACTTCGGCGCGCAATACAGCCAGCTGATCGCGCGCCGCGTCCGCGAACAGAAGGTCCACTCCGTCGTCCTCCCGTGTGATTCCAAGCTGGAGGAGATCCAGGCGTACCGGCCGATCGGCATCATCCTCTCGGGCGGGCCGAGCTCCGTGTACGACCAGGACGCGCCCGAGATGGACGAGCGCGTGCTCGCGCTCGGCGTTCCCATCCTCGGCATCTGTTACGGGCTGCAGGTCATCGCGCACAAGCTGGGCGGCAAGGTGGTGCCGGCGGCCAAGCGCGAGTACGGCCACGCGGACGTCGAGATCCTGAACGGCTGCGCGCTCTTCGCCGGGCTGCCCCGCGCGATGAGCGTGTGGATGTCGCACGGCGACGAAGCCCGCGAGCTGCCCGCCGGCTTCAGCCTGGTGGCAAGAACGGCCAGCGCCGTCGCCGCCATCGAGAACCCGGCGAAGAAGATCTACGCCGTGCAGTTCCACCCCGAGGTACACCACACCAAGCTGGGCACCGAGGTGCTGCGCAACTTCGTTTTCAACATCTGCGGAGCGCGCGGCGACTGGACGCCCGAGCACTTCATCCAGTCGACCGTGGAGCAGGTGCGCAAGCAGGTGGGCGAGAAGGGAAGAGCCATCTGCGCGCTCTCCGGCGGCGTGGACTCCTCGGTCGCGGCGGTGCTGGTCCACAAAGCCATCGGCGAGCGGCTGACGTGCGTCTTCGTGAACAACGGCGTGCTGCGCAAGGACGAGTTCCGCAAGGTCCAGCAGAACCTGCGCGACAAGCTCGGCCTGAACCTCATCGCCGTCGACGCCAGCGCGCGCTTCCTGGCGAAGCTCGCCGGCGTCACCGAGCCGGAGAAGAAGCGCAAGCTCATCGGCAACGAGTTCATCGCGGTGTTCGACGACGCGGTCGAGCACCTGCTGCGTGGCGACCTGCCGCGCAATGCCACGGTCTCCGCGAACGAGAAGGGCCTGGAGGTCCGGGAAACCGGAAACGGGAAACGGGAAACGGGTTCGATCGACTGGCTCGTCCAGGGCACGCTTTACCCGGATGTGATCGAGTCACGCTCGGTGCGCGGACCATCGCAGACCATCAAGACGCACCACAACGTTGGCGGCCTGCCGGAGAAGATGAAGCTCAGGCTCATCGAGCCCTTAAAGGATTTGTTCAAGGATGAGGTCCGAAAGATAGGCAAGGACTTGGGCATGCCCGACGACATTCTGCAGCGCCAGCCGTTCCCCGGGCCCGGCTTGGCGGTGCGTGTGCTGGGCGAGGTCACCGCCGAGCGCGTCGCCATGCTGCAGGAAGCCGACGACATCGTCGTCAGCGAGATCAAGCAGGCCGGTTTCTACACCAAAGTGTGGCAATCGTTCGCCGTGCTGCTGCCGGTGATGACCGTCGGCGTGATGGGCGACATGCGGACCTACGCTTACACCTGCGCCATCCGCTGTGTGCACTCGGAAGACGGCATGACCGCCGACGTCACCGAGCTGCCGTGGGACCTGCTGAAGCGCATCTCGACGCGCATCGTGAACGAGGTGAAGGGCATCAACCGCGTCGTCTACGATACGACCTCGAAGCCTCCGGGCACGATCGAGTGGGAGTAG